One window from the genome of Amaranthus tricolor cultivar Red isolate AtriRed21 chromosome 9, ASM2621246v1, whole genome shotgun sequence encodes:
- the LOC130823168 gene encoding protein FIP1 isoform X1 produces the protein MDLTLTNFAPFFVSSFSFQPLPRFQISTITIMPNTRNSSSPTTAEENLFLDILNDAPLAAHRKPTRIYGSIFYCFFLASYATVGIGAPWIFEPLDAWISPLLCSCNVILLLITGIFQQYLVYQVQKIRLQGYYILSQKLKHIVRLPFATISYGTAGMLLLVAWEPKISFLSSSATLRIVMLVEVIIAGSFMTAYISYVHQYNSLNSQPDVLKSLYTPLQPSSSLEGLRYHDGRLSDQQMALLQYQRENIHFLCEEILRLQECLSKYERSDDGIAPQVDLAHLLAARDQELRTLSAEMDQLQSELQLARSLIADKDAEIQRVRNTNNQYIEENERLRAILGEWSARAAKLERALEIEGMSNLDLQKRVATLRNQLGEHSQQSQQH, from the exons ATGGATTTAACACTGACAAATTTTGCCCCTTTTTTTGTTTCATCCTTTTCATTCCAACCATTACCCAGATTCCAAATATCTACTATTACAATCATGCCAAACACTCGCAATTCTTCATCGCCTACTACCGCCGAAGAAAACCT GTTCTTGGATATACTGAATGATGCTCCTTTAGCTGCGCATCGAAAGCCTACCAGGATTTATGGAAGTATATTCTATTGTTTCTTTTTGGCAA GTTACGCCACCGTTGGGATTGGAGCCCCATGGATTTTTGAACCTCTTGATGCCTGGATCTCACCACTTCTTTGCAGTTGCAATGTTATTCTTTTACTGATCACAG GGATCTTTCAACAATATCTTGTGTACCAAGTGCAGAAGATACGATTACAG GGTTACTACATACTCAGCCAGAAGTTGAAGCATATTGTTCGTCTACCATTTGCAACAATTTCATATG GGACTGCTGGGATGCTGCTTCTTGTGGCCTGGGAACCAAAAATTAGTTTCTTGTCATCGTCTGCAACACTTAG GATTGTGATGCTAGTTGAAGTAATTATTGCTGGCTCTTTTATGACTGCCTACATTA GCTATGTTCACCAATATAATTCATTAAATTCTCAGCCAGATGTGTTAAAATCATTATACACTCCACTTCAACCATCAAGCTCGCTGGAAGGTTTAAG GTATCATGATGGAAGGCTTTCTGATCAGCAAATGGCATTGCTGCAGTACCAACGAGAAAACATTCATTTTCTTTGTGAGGAG ATTTTGCGGCTGCAAGAATGTTTGAGCAAATACGAAAGATCTGATGATGGGATTGCTCCTCAG GTTGACCTAGCCCATCTTTTGGCTGCTCGTGATCAAGAACTCCGAACACTTTCAGCTGAG ATGGATCAACTGCAATCTGAACTACAACTTGCTCGATCTTTAATTGCTGACAAGGATGCTGAAATTCAACGTGTTCGCAACACAAACAATCAG TATATTGAAGAGAACGAACGTTTAAGGGCAATTCTAGGTGAATGGAGTGCACGAGCCGCAAAG CTTGAACGTGCATTGGAGATTGAAGGAATGTCGAATTTAGATTTGCAGAAAAGAGTTGCCACCCTTAGGAACCAATTAGGTGAACATTCACAACAAAGCCAACAGCATTGA
- the LOC130823168 gene encoding protein FIP1 isoform X4 has product MLLLVAWEPKISFLSSSATLRIVMLVEVIIAGSFMTAYISYVHQYNSLNSQPDVLKSLYTPLQPSSSLEGLRYHDGRLSDQQMALLQYQRENIHFLCEEILRLQECLSKYERSDDGIAPQVDLAHLLAARDQELRTLSAEMDQLQSELQLARSLIADKDAEIQRVRNTNNQYIEENERLRAILGEWSARAAKLERALEIEGMSNLDLQKRVATLRNQLGEHSQQSQQH; this is encoded by the exons ATGCTGCTTCTTGTGGCCTGGGAACCAAAAATTAGTTTCTTGTCATCGTCTGCAACACTTAG GATTGTGATGCTAGTTGAAGTAATTATTGCTGGCTCTTTTATGACTGCCTACATTA GCTATGTTCACCAATATAATTCATTAAATTCTCAGCCAGATGTGTTAAAATCATTATACACTCCACTTCAACCATCAAGCTCGCTGGAAGGTTTAAG GTATCATGATGGAAGGCTTTCTGATCAGCAAATGGCATTGCTGCAGTACCAACGAGAAAACATTCATTTTCTTTGTGAGGAG ATTTTGCGGCTGCAAGAATGTTTGAGCAAATACGAAAGATCTGATGATGGGATTGCTCCTCAG GTTGACCTAGCCCATCTTTTGGCTGCTCGTGATCAAGAACTCCGAACACTTTCAGCTGAG ATGGATCAACTGCAATCTGAACTACAACTTGCTCGATCTTTAATTGCTGACAAGGATGCTGAAATTCAACGTGTTCGCAACACAAACAATCAG TATATTGAAGAGAACGAACGTTTAAGGGCAATTCTAGGTGAATGGAGTGCACGAGCCGCAAAG CTTGAACGTGCATTGGAGATTGAAGGAATGTCGAATTTAGATTTGCAGAAAAGAGTTGCCACCCTTAGGAACCAATTAGGTGAACATTCACAACAAAGCCAACAGCATTGA
- the LOC130823168 gene encoding protein FIP1 isoform X2: MDLTLTNFAPFFVSSFSFQPLPRFQISTITIMPNTRNSSSPTTAEENLFLDILNDAPLAAHRKPTRIYGSYATVGIGAPWIFEPLDAWISPLLCSCNVILLLITGIFQQYLVYQVQKIRLQGYYILSQKLKHIVRLPFATISYGTAGMLLLVAWEPKISFLSSSATLRIVMLVEVIIAGSFMTAYISYVHQYNSLNSQPDVLKSLYTPLQPSSSLEGLRYHDGRLSDQQMALLQYQRENIHFLCEEILRLQECLSKYERSDDGIAPQVDLAHLLAARDQELRTLSAEMDQLQSELQLARSLIADKDAEIQRVRNTNNQYIEENERLRAILGEWSARAAKLERALEIEGMSNLDLQKRVATLRNQLGEHSQQSQQH; encoded by the exons ATGGATTTAACACTGACAAATTTTGCCCCTTTTTTTGTTTCATCCTTTTCATTCCAACCATTACCCAGATTCCAAATATCTACTATTACAATCATGCCAAACACTCGCAATTCTTCATCGCCTACTACCGCCGAAGAAAACCT GTTCTTGGATATACTGAATGATGCTCCTTTAGCTGCGCATCGAAAGCCTACCAGGATTTATGGAA GTTACGCCACCGTTGGGATTGGAGCCCCATGGATTTTTGAACCTCTTGATGCCTGGATCTCACCACTTCTTTGCAGTTGCAATGTTATTCTTTTACTGATCACAG GGATCTTTCAACAATATCTTGTGTACCAAGTGCAGAAGATACGATTACAG GGTTACTACATACTCAGCCAGAAGTTGAAGCATATTGTTCGTCTACCATTTGCAACAATTTCATATG GGACTGCTGGGATGCTGCTTCTTGTGGCCTGGGAACCAAAAATTAGTTTCTTGTCATCGTCTGCAACACTTAG GATTGTGATGCTAGTTGAAGTAATTATTGCTGGCTCTTTTATGACTGCCTACATTA GCTATGTTCACCAATATAATTCATTAAATTCTCAGCCAGATGTGTTAAAATCATTATACACTCCACTTCAACCATCAAGCTCGCTGGAAGGTTTAAG GTATCATGATGGAAGGCTTTCTGATCAGCAAATGGCATTGCTGCAGTACCAACGAGAAAACATTCATTTTCTTTGTGAGGAG ATTTTGCGGCTGCAAGAATGTTTGAGCAAATACGAAAGATCTGATGATGGGATTGCTCCTCAG GTTGACCTAGCCCATCTTTTGGCTGCTCGTGATCAAGAACTCCGAACACTTTCAGCTGAG ATGGATCAACTGCAATCTGAACTACAACTTGCTCGATCTTTAATTGCTGACAAGGATGCTGAAATTCAACGTGTTCGCAACACAAACAATCAG TATATTGAAGAGAACGAACGTTTAAGGGCAATTCTAGGTGAATGGAGTGCACGAGCCGCAAAG CTTGAACGTGCATTGGAGATTGAAGGAATGTCGAATTTAGATTTGCAGAAAAGAGTTGCCACCCTTAGGAACCAATTAGGTGAACATTCACAACAAAGCCAACAGCATTGA
- the LOC130823168 gene encoding protein FIP1 isoform X3 yields the protein MEAGYATVGIGAPWIFEPLDAWISPLLCSCNVILLLITGIFQQYLVYQVQKIRLQGYYILSQKLKHIVRLPFATISYGTAGMLLLVAWEPKISFLSSSATLRIVMLVEVIIAGSFMTAYISYVHQYNSLNSQPDVLKSLYTPLQPSSSLEGLRYHDGRLSDQQMALLQYQRENIHFLCEEILRLQECLSKYERSDDGIAPQVDLAHLLAARDQELRTLSAEMDQLQSELQLARSLIADKDAEIQRVRNTNNQYIEENERLRAILGEWSARAAKLERALEIEGMSNLDLQKRVATLRNQLGEHSQQSQQH from the exons ATGGAA GCAGGTTACGCCACCGTTGGGATTGGAGCCCCATGGATTTTTGAACCTCTTGATGCCTGGATCTCACCACTTCTTTGCAGTTGCAATGTTATTCTTTTACTGATCACAG GGATCTTTCAACAATATCTTGTGTACCAAGTGCAGAAGATACGATTACAG GGTTACTACATACTCAGCCAGAAGTTGAAGCATATTGTTCGTCTACCATTTGCAACAATTTCATATG GGACTGCTGGGATGCTGCTTCTTGTGGCCTGGGAACCAAAAATTAGTTTCTTGTCATCGTCTGCAACACTTAG GATTGTGATGCTAGTTGAAGTAATTATTGCTGGCTCTTTTATGACTGCCTACATTA GCTATGTTCACCAATATAATTCATTAAATTCTCAGCCAGATGTGTTAAAATCATTATACACTCCACTTCAACCATCAAGCTCGCTGGAAGGTTTAAG GTATCATGATGGAAGGCTTTCTGATCAGCAAATGGCATTGCTGCAGTACCAACGAGAAAACATTCATTTTCTTTGTGAGGAG ATTTTGCGGCTGCAAGAATGTTTGAGCAAATACGAAAGATCTGATGATGGGATTGCTCCTCAG GTTGACCTAGCCCATCTTTTGGCTGCTCGTGATCAAGAACTCCGAACACTTTCAGCTGAG ATGGATCAACTGCAATCTGAACTACAACTTGCTCGATCTTTAATTGCTGACAAGGATGCTGAAATTCAACGTGTTCGCAACACAAACAATCAG TATATTGAAGAGAACGAACGTTTAAGGGCAATTCTAGGTGAATGGAGTGCACGAGCCGCAAAG CTTGAACGTGCATTGGAGATTGAAGGAATGTCGAATTTAGATTTGCAGAAAAGAGTTGCCACCCTTAGGAACCAATTAGGTGAACATTCACAACAAAGCCAACAGCATTGA
- the LOC130823410 gene encoding uncharacterized protein LOC130823410 yields the protein MAASSNSKLRSSAFSFPNLILSCLNLILFTLSCTSLLPILLLKTPPTSLGYALLISSFVSILSSFMGFYSHLTHFCFLTHVSFLFASLASQVLSFLTLFLKEKTSLSMLDSSRDPREAKVLVWSECGILIVMFCLQVVVLVLSCGIHRCWVREYEGWEEEREKMERKRSIRIDEESMVNLAKISEVQAKKLDEKVKTQKRLEKETSKAEEFNYIINYIKNSKLDQNSSLRITFSK from the exons atggcaGCATCAAGTAATTCAAAGTTAAGAAGCTCTGCATTTTCATTTCCAAATCTCATACTTTCATGCCTAAACTTAATCCTCTTCACACTTTCTTGTACATCACTTCTTCCAATCCTTCTCCTTAAAACACCTCCAACTTCCTTAGGCTATGCTCTCTTAATCTCTTCCTTTGTCTCAATCTTATCTTCCTTCATGGGCTTTTACTCTCATCTTACTCACTTTTGCTTCCTAACCCATGTCTCCTTCCTCTTCGCCTCGCTCGCTAGCCAAGTCCTTAGCTTCCTCACCCTCTTTCTAAAGGAAAAAACGAGCCTCTCGATGCTCGATTCATCGAGAGACCCGAGAGAGGCAAAGGTGTTAGTGTGGTCAGAATGTGGGATTTTGATTGTTATGTTTTGTTTACAAGTTGTTGTTTTGGTGTTGAGTTGTGGTATTCATAGGTGTTGGGTTAGGGAGTATGAAGGATGGGAGGAAGAAAGGGAGAAAATGGAGAGGAAAAGGAGTATAAGGATTGATGAGGAGTCTATGGTTAATTTGGCTAAGATTTCTGAGGTTCAAGCTAAGAAGTTAGATGAGAAGGTGAAGACTCAAA AGAGACTTGAAAAAGAGACCTCCAAGGCAGAAGAGTTCaattatatcataaattatatcaaaaataGTAAGTTAGATCAAAATTCAAGTCTTAGAATCACTTTCTCTAAGTAa
- the LOC130824161 gene encoding 30S ribosomal protein S9, chloroplastic, translated as MAMAVSISSLTSSFTSLSFSSNVSSKPQTSPMKSVSLSNPTSGKPLFITASSAVEAAESTDLESLVKSRLPGGFAAQPFWGTGRRKSAIARVVLQEGTGKFIINYRDAKEYLQGNPLWLQYVKTPLATLGYETSYDVFVKAHGGGLSGQAQAISLGIARALLKISANHRSPLKQEGLLTRDARVVERKKPGLKKARKAPQFSKR; from the exons ATGGCGATGGCGGTCTCAATATCATCTCTCACATCATCCTTTACATCTCTTTCATTCTCTTCAAACGTCTCTTCGAAACCCCAAACATCTCCCATGAAATCTGTCTCATTGTCGAACCCTACTTCTGGGAAGCCCCTTTTCATCACTGCCTCATCAGCCGTGGAAGCAGCTGAGTCTACTGACCTTGAGAGTTTGGTGAAGTCGCGTCTTCCTGGTGGGTTTGCAGCTCAACCTTTTTGGGGTACTGGTCGCAGAAAAAGTGCCATTGCTAGGGTTGTTCTTCAGGAAGGAACTGGaaaatttatcattaattatCGTGATGCTAAG GAATATCTTCAAGGAAACCCATTGTGGCTCCAATATGTGAAAACCCCACTGGCTACTCTAGGCTACGAAACTAGCTATGATGTGTTCGTCAAAGCGCATGGTGGTGGGCTTTCTGGTCAAGCTCAGGCTATATCTCTTGGTATTGCCAGGGCATTGTTAAAGATTAGTGCAAACCATAGATCTCCTCTGAAACAAGAAGGTCTTCTGACTCGAGATGCCAGGGTTGTCGAGAGGAAGAAACCCGGGCTCAAAAAGGCTCGCAAAGCTCCTCAATTCTCGAAACGTTGA